In Serratia marcescens subsp. marcescens ATCC 13880, a single genomic region encodes these proteins:
- the mltA gene encoding murein transglycosylase A, translated as MKGRWGKYLLGGLMVAVLAGCSSKPTDRGQQYKDGRLDQSLELVNQPNAKGSPVNAKDYSDQLMEIKYASPSLFNRNNSTYQAVQSWMASGADTRMLSQYGLSAYQMEGVDNYGNVQFTGYYTPVVQARYTQQGEFRYPLYRMPPKGRGRLPDRAGIYSGALDDRYIIAYTNSLMDNFMMEVQGSGYVDYGNGQPLVFFGYGGKNGHAYRSIGKVLIDRGEVAKADMSMQAIRQWADTHSAAEVRELLEQNPSFVFFRPEAFAPVKGASAVPLIAKASVASDRSLIPAGTTLLAEVPLLDNKGKFTGKYEMRLMVALDVGGAIKGQHFDMYQGIGPEAGHSAGYYNHYGRVWVLKNNGGGQLFSANQSNRGGSLLATR; from the coding sequence ATGAAAGGACGTTGGGGCAAATACCTGCTGGGCGGGTTGATGGTGGCGGTGTTGGCGGGCTGTTCGTCCAAGCCGACCGATCGGGGTCAGCAATATAAGGACGGCCGTCTGGATCAATCGCTGGAGCTGGTCAATCAGCCCAACGCCAAAGGTTCGCCGGTCAACGCCAAGGATTACTCGGATCAGCTGATGGAGATCAAGTACGCGTCGCCTTCGCTGTTTAACCGCAACAACAGCACCTATCAGGCGGTGCAAAGCTGGATGGCGTCTGGCGCCGACACGCGCATGCTGAGCCAGTACGGCCTCAGCGCTTACCAGATGGAAGGCGTCGACAATTACGGCAACGTGCAGTTTACCGGCTACTATACGCCGGTGGTGCAGGCGCGCTATACCCAACAGGGCGAGTTCCGCTATCCGCTGTACCGCATGCCGCCGAAGGGCAGGGGGCGCTTGCCGGATCGCGCGGGCATCTATTCCGGCGCGCTCGACGATCGCTATATCATCGCTTACACCAACTCGCTGATGGACAACTTCATGATGGAAGTCCAGGGCAGCGGCTATGTCGACTACGGCAACGGCCAGCCGCTGGTGTTCTTCGGCTACGGCGGCAAGAACGGCCATGCCTATCGCAGCATCGGCAAGGTGCTGATCGATCGTGGCGAAGTGGCCAAGGCGGACATGTCGATGCAGGCGATCCGTCAGTGGGCGGATACCCACAGCGCCGCAGAGGTGCGTGAGCTGCTGGAGCAGAACCCGTCGTTCGTGTTCTTCCGTCCGGAAGCTTTTGCGCCGGTGAAGGGCGCCAGCGCGGTGCCGCTGATCGCCAAAGCTTCGGTGGCTTCCGACCGTTCGCTGATCCCGGCTGGCACTACGCTGCTGGCCGAAGTGCCGCTGCTGGACAACAAGGGTAAATTCACGGGAAAATACGAGATGCGTCTGATGGTCGCGCTCGACGTGGGCGGCGCCATCAAGGGCCAGCATTTTGACATGTATCAGGGCATCGGGCCGGAAGCTGGCCACTCGGCGGGGTACTACAACCACTACGGCCGCGTCTGGGTGCTGAAGAACAACGGCGGTGGCCAGCTGTTCAGCGCCAATCAGTCAAACCGCGGCGGTTCGTTGCTGGCCACCCGCTAA
- the tcdA gene encoding tRNA cyclic N6-threonylcarbamoyladenosine(37) synthase TcdA — MSTAYSEAYLQRFGGTARLYGQQALAVFAQAHVCVIGIGGVGSWAAEALARTGIGAITLIDMDDVCVTNTNRQIHALRQHVGQSKTEVMAERILAINPECRVTCIDDFITPDNVAELLDHNFSYVIDAIDSVRPKAALLSYCRRFKIPVVTTGGAGGQIDPTKIEVADLAKTIQDPLAAKLRERLKHDFNVVKNGKGKLGIDCVFSSEPLVYPQPDGSVCASRSTAEGPKRMDCSAGFGAATMVTATFGFVAVSHALKKMLAKAARQA, encoded by the coding sequence ATGAGCACAGCTTATTCGGAAGCCTATCTGCAGCGTTTCGGCGGCACGGCGCGGTTGTACGGCCAGCAGGCGCTGGCGGTGTTCGCGCAGGCGCACGTCTGCGTGATCGGCATCGGCGGCGTGGGTTCCTGGGCGGCTGAGGCGCTGGCGCGCACCGGCATCGGCGCCATTACCCTGATCGACATGGATGATGTTTGCGTCACCAATACCAACCGCCAGATCCACGCGCTGCGCCAGCACGTCGGGCAATCGAAAACCGAGGTGATGGCGGAGCGTATCCTGGCGATTAATCCGGAATGCCGGGTGACCTGCATCGACGATTTCATCACCCCGGACAATGTCGCCGAGCTGCTGGACCATAACTTCAGCTACGTCATCGACGCGATCGACAGCGTGCGGCCGAAGGCGGCGCTGCTGTCATACTGCCGCCGATTCAAGATCCCTGTGGTGACCACCGGCGGCGCCGGCGGGCAGATTGACCCGACCAAAATTGAAGTGGCCGATCTGGCCAAAACCATCCAGGATCCGTTGGCCGCCAAGCTGCGCGAGCGGCTGAAGCACGATTTCAACGTGGTGAAAAACGGCAAGGGCAAGCTGGGCATCGACTGCGTCTTCTCCAGCGAGCCGCTGGTTTATCCGCAGCCGGACGGCTCGGTATGCGCTTCGCGCAGCACGGCGGAAGGGCCAAAAAGAATGGATTGCAGCGCGGGGTTCGGCGCAGCGACCATGGTCACCGCCACCTTCGGCTTCGTCGCCGTGTCGCACGCGCTGAAAAAGATGCTGGCGAAGGCGGCGCGTCAGGCGTAA
- the csdE gene encoding cysteine desulfurase sulfur acceptor subunit CsdE: MLAPHPFGREITAEALIATFSALKQWEDRYRQLIMLAKRLPPLPEALRSEEMELSGCENRVWLGHQLLEDGTLHFYGDSEGRIVRGLLAVLLTEVEGKTPPQIAALDPLALFDRLALRAQLSATRASGLAALAAAVQAIAARYA, encoded by the coding sequence ATGCTCGCCCCCCATCCTTTTGGCCGAGAGATCACCGCCGAAGCCTTGATCGCCACCTTCAGCGCGCTGAAACAGTGGGAAGACCGCTACCGCCAGCTGATTATGCTCGCAAAACGGCTGCCGCCGCTGCCGGAGGCCTTGCGCAGTGAAGAAATGGAATTGAGCGGTTGTGAAAACCGCGTCTGGCTGGGGCACCAGTTACTGGAAGACGGCACGCTGCATTTCTATGGCGACAGCGAAGGCCGCATCGTGCGCGGCCTGCTGGCGGTGCTGCTGACCGAAGTGGAAGGGAAAACGCCGCCGCAGATCGCCGCATTGGATCCGCTGGCGTTGTTCGACCGCCTGGCATTGCGCGCGCAGCTGAGCGCCACCCGCGCCAGCGGCCTGGCGGCGTTGGCCGCCGCAGTGCAGGCGATCGCCGCCCGTTACGCCTGA
- the xni gene encoding flap endonuclease Xni — MMIHLLIVDALNLIRRIHAVQGSPCVNACRHALQQLLQHSRPTHAVAVFDEDDRSDSWRHQILPDYKAGRSPMPENLQQEMPQLREAFAELGVASWHSPGNEADDLAATLAAKVAGGGHQVTIVSTDKGYCQLLAPNVQIRDYFQKRWLDMPFVQQEFGVQPQQLPDYWGLAGIGSSKIPGVAGIGPKTAVLLLQQSGNLDGLYQHLEQVPEKWRGKLEQHRELAYISKRVATLRTDLSLDGNLQQLRLPIQ, encoded by the coding sequence ATGATGATACACCTACTGATTGTCGACGCCCTGAACCTCATCCGCCGCATTCACGCCGTGCAGGGCTCCCCTTGCGTCAACGCCTGCCGCCACGCGCTGCAGCAGTTGCTCCAGCACAGCCGCCCAACTCACGCGGTGGCGGTATTCGACGAGGACGATCGCAGCGACAGCTGGCGCCACCAAATTCTGCCGGACTACAAGGCCGGGCGCTCGCCGATGCCGGAAAACCTGCAGCAGGAGATGCCGCAGCTGCGCGAAGCCTTTGCCGAACTGGGCGTCGCCAGCTGGCATTCGCCCGGCAACGAAGCGGACGATCTGGCGGCCACGCTGGCGGCGAAGGTCGCCGGCGGCGGCCACCAGGTGACCATCGTCTCCACCGACAAAGGCTATTGCCAACTGCTGGCGCCGAACGTACAAATTCGCGATTACTTCCAGAAACGTTGGCTGGATATGCCTTTCGTGCAACAGGAGTTTGGCGTGCAGCCGCAGCAGTTGCCGGACTACTGGGGGTTGGCGGGGATCGGCAGCAGCAAGATCCCCGGCGTGGCCGGCATCGGGCCGAAGACCGCCGTGCTGCTGCTGCAGCAATCGGGTAATCTGGACGGGCTTTATCAGCACCTGGAGCAAGTGCCGGAGAAATGGCGCGGTAAGCTGGAGCAGCACCGCGAGCTGGCCTACATCAGCAAACGGGTCGCCACGCTGCGCACCGATCTGTCGCTGGACGGCAACCTGCAGCAGCTGCGCCTGCCGATACAATAA
- a CDS encoding YgdI/YgdR family lipoprotein, with protein MKKTAAVLSALMLTFTLAACSSNYVMHTNDGRTIVADGKPKVDNDTGMISYKDANGVEQQINRADVKEMVESDQ; from the coding sequence ATGAAGAAAACAGCCGCAGTTCTCTCTGCCCTGATGCTTACGTTCACCCTGGCCGCCTGTTCCAGCAACTACGTGATGCATACCAATGACGGACGCACCATTGTTGCTGACGGCAAGCCTAAAGTGGATAACGATACCGGCATGATCAGCTATAAAGACGCCAACGGCGTCGAGCAACAGATCAACCGCGCCGATGTGAAAGAGATGGTTGAAAGCGACCAATAA
- the csdA gene encoding cysteine desulfurase CsdA, with translation MTPFNPSLFRQQFPALAQDGIYLDSAATALKPQAVIDATQQFYRDDAATVHRSQHRAAQDLTARFEQARGQVAQLIHAPSADDIVWTRGTTEAINLVAQSYLRPRLQPGDEILVSEAEHHANLIPWLMVAEQTGARVVKLPIGADRLPDLTQLPALLNDKTRLLALGQMSNVTGGCPDLAPAIALAHAAGARVMIDGAQGVVHGPADVQRLDIDFYAFSGHKLYGPTGIGALYGKAELLAQMAPWQGGGKMLTQASFDGFTPQKPPHCFEAGTPNIAGVLGLAAALTWLSEQDMAAAERYSRELADQAEQQLAQLPGFRSFRSSGSSLLAFDIAGVHHSDIVTLLAEQGIALRAGQHCAQPLMTALGVSGTLRASFAPYNTQQDVDTLVSALTHALDLLAD, from the coding sequence ATGACGCCTTTTAATCCCAGCCTTTTTCGCCAACAGTTTCCCGCGCTCGCGCAGGACGGTATCTATCTGGACAGCGCCGCCACCGCATTGAAACCGCAGGCGGTGATCGACGCCACGCAGCAATTTTATCGCGATGACGCCGCCACCGTGCACCGCAGCCAGCATCGGGCGGCGCAGGATCTGACCGCCCGCTTCGAGCAGGCGCGCGGCCAGGTGGCGCAACTGATCCATGCGCCGTCGGCCGACGACATCGTCTGGACGCGCGGCACCACCGAGGCGATCAACCTGGTGGCGCAGAGCTACCTGCGCCCGCGTCTGCAGCCAGGCGACGAAATTCTGGTGAGCGAAGCGGAACACCACGCCAACCTGATCCCCTGGCTGATGGTGGCGGAACAAACCGGCGCGCGGGTGGTGAAACTGCCGATCGGCGCCGATCGGTTGCCGGATTTGACGCAGCTGCCCGCCCTGCTCAACGACAAAACCCGCCTGTTGGCGCTGGGGCAAATGTCCAACGTCACCGGCGGTTGCCCGGATCTGGCGCCGGCTATCGCGCTGGCCCATGCCGCCGGCGCGCGCGTGATGATCGACGGCGCCCAGGGCGTGGTTCACGGCCCGGCCGACGTACAGCGACTCGACATCGATTTCTACGCCTTCTCCGGCCACAAGCTGTATGGCCCGACCGGCATCGGCGCGCTGTACGGCAAAGCCGAGCTGCTGGCGCAGATGGCCCCGTGGCAAGGCGGCGGCAAGATGCTGACCCAGGCATCGTTCGACGGCTTTACCCCGCAAAAGCCGCCGCACTGCTTCGAAGCCGGCACGCCAAACATCGCCGGCGTGCTGGGGCTGGCCGCCGCGCTCACCTGGCTCAGCGAACAGGACATGGCGGCGGCGGAGCGCTACAGCCGCGAGCTGGCGGACCAGGCGGAACAGCAGTTGGCGCAGTTGCCGGGCTTTCGCAGCTTCCGCAGCTCCGGCTCCAGCCTGCTGGCGTTCGACATCGCCGGCGTACACCACAGCGACATCGTCACGCTGCTGGCGGAGCAAGGCATTGCGCTGCGCGCCGGCCAGCACTGCGCGCAACCGCTGATGACGGCGTTAGGCGTCAGCGGCACGCTGCGCGCGTCGTTCGCCCCCTACAATACGCAACAGGACGTCGATACGCTGGTCAGCGCGTTGACTCACGCCCTCGATCTGCTGGCCGACTGA
- a CDS encoding DUF423 domain-containing protein, protein MSSRSMLVFAAISGFVFVALGAFGAHVLSGTLGANEMAWIRTGLEYQGFHTLAILALAVAMQRRVSLWFYWSGALLAFGTVLFSGSLYCLALSHLKVWVYITPVGGVCFLIGWILMLIGALRLRKKAERHE, encoded by the coding sequence ATGAGCAGCCGTTCCATGCTGGTTTTCGCCGCTATCAGCGGCTTTGTGTTTGTCGCGTTGGGCGCATTCGGCGCGCATGTGTTAAGCGGCACGCTAGGCGCCAACGAAATGGCCTGGATCCGCACCGGGCTGGAATATCAGGGGTTCCACACCCTGGCCATCCTGGCGCTGGCGGTCGCGATGCAGCGCCGCGTGAGCCTGTGGTTTTACTGGAGCGGAGCGCTGTTGGCGTTCGGCACCGTGTTGTTCAGCGGCAGCCTCTATTGCCTGGCGCTGTCGCACCTGAAGGTCTGGGTATATATCACGCCGGTTGGCGGCGTGTGCTTCTTGATCGGCTGGATATTGATGTTGATTGGCGCTTTGCGTCTGAGGAAAAAGGCCGAGCGCCATGAATAA
- a CDS encoding transcriptional regulator GcvA, which produces MSKRLPPLNALRVFDAAARHLSFTKAAEELFVTQAAVSHQIKSLEDFLGLKLFRRRNRSLLLTEEGQSYYLDIKEIFSSINEATRKLQARSAKGALTVSLPPSFAIQWLVPRLSGFNSAYPGIDVRIQAVDREEDKLADDVDVAIFYGRGNWPGLRAERLYAEYLLPVCSPSLLTGDHPLKTADDLAYHTLLHDVSRRDWLAYTRQLGLQHINVQQGPIFSHSAMVVQAAVHGQGVALVNNVMAQTEIEAGRLVCPFNDVLVSKNAFYLVCHDSQAELGKIAAFRQWILARAASEQEKFRFRYEQ; this is translated from the coding sequence ATGTCTAAACGCTTACCTCCCCTCAATGCGCTGCGCGTGTTCGATGCGGCCGCTCGCCACCTGAGTTTCACCAAGGCGGCGGAAGAGCTGTTCGTGACCCAGGCCGCGGTGAGCCACCAGATCAAGTCGCTGGAGGACTTCCTCGGGCTGAAGCTGTTTCGTCGGCGCAACCGCTCGCTGCTGCTGACCGAAGAGGGGCAAAGTTACTACCTCGATATCAAGGAGATCTTCTCTTCGATCAACGAGGCGACGCGCAAGCTGCAGGCGCGCAGCGCCAAGGGGGCATTAACCGTCAGTCTGCCGCCGAGCTTCGCCATTCAGTGGTTGGTGCCGCGCCTTTCCGGCTTTAACTCAGCTTATCCGGGGATCGATGTGCGCATCCAGGCGGTGGACCGCGAAGAAGACAAGCTGGCGGACGACGTCGATGTGGCGATTTTCTACGGCCGCGGCAATTGGCCGGGGCTGCGCGCCGAGCGCCTGTATGCGGAATATCTGCTGCCGGTTTGTTCGCCGAGCCTGCTGACCGGCGATCATCCGCTGAAAACCGCAGACGATCTGGCTTATCATACGTTGCTGCATGACGTTTCACGCCGCGACTGGCTGGCTTATACGCGCCAGCTGGGGTTGCAACACATCAATGTGCAGCAGGGGCCGATCTTCAGCCACAGCGCCATGGTGGTGCAGGCGGCGGTGCACGGCCAGGGCGTGGCGCTAGTGAATAACGTGATGGCGCAAACCGAGATCGAAGCCGGTCGCCTGGTATGCCCGTTCAACGATGTGCTGGTCAGTAAAAACGCTTTTTATCTGGTATGTCATGACAGCCAGGCAGAACTGGGTAAAATAGCCGCCTTCCGGCAGTGGATCCTGGCGCGCGCCGCCAGCGAACAAGAGAAGTTCCGCTTCCGCTACGAACAATAA
- the ppnN gene encoding nucleotide 5'-monophosphate nucleosidase PpnN has product MITHISPLGSMDLLSQLEVDMLKRTASSDLYRLFRNCSLAVLNSGSQTDNSKQLLSRYETFDINVLRRERGVKLELVNPPEEAFVDGRIIRSLQANLFAVLRDILFVHGQIASAGRFQHLNLENSAHITNLVFSILRNARTLHLDEDPNMVVCWGGHSINENEYLYARKVGSQLGLRELNICTGCGPGAMEAPMKGAAVGHAQQRYRNSRFIGMTEPSIIAAEPPNPLVNELVIMPDIEKRLEAFVRIAHGIIIFPGGVGTAEELLYLLGILMNPENSEQVLPLILTGPKESADYFRVLDEFIMNTLGDEARRHYTIIIDDPAEVARQMKKAMPLVKENRRNTGDAYSFNWSIRIAPDLQLPFEPTHENMANLNLYPNQPPEQLAAALRRAFSGIVAGNVKENGIHAIEQFGPYKLHGEPQMMKQMDSLLQGFVAQHRMKLPGSAYVPCYEIVA; this is encoded by the coding sequence TTGATTACACACATCAGCCCGCTTGGCTCTATGGATTTATTGTCGCAGCTGGAAGTAGACATGCTGAAGCGCACCGCCAGCAGCGACCTGTACCGCCTGTTCCGCAACTGTTCGCTGGCCGTGTTGAACTCCGGCAGCCAAACCGACAACAGCAAACAGCTGCTGTCGCGCTATGAAACCTTCGACATCAACGTGCTGCGCCGCGAGCGCGGGGTGAAGCTGGAGCTGGTCAACCCGCCGGAAGAGGCGTTCGTCGACGGCCGCATCATCCGTTCGCTGCAGGCCAACCTGTTCGCCGTGCTGCGCGACATCCTGTTCGTGCACGGCCAAATCGCCAGCGCCGGCCGTTTCCAGCACCTGAATCTGGAAAACTCGGCCCACATCACCAACCTGGTATTTTCCATCCTGCGCAATGCACGCACGCTGCATCTGGATGAAGATCCCAACATGGTGGTGTGCTGGGGCGGCCACTCGATCAACGAGAACGAATATCTGTACGCGCGCAAGGTCGGCAGCCAGCTGGGCCTGCGCGAGCTGAACATCTGCACCGGCTGCGGGCCGGGCGCGATGGAAGCGCCGATGAAAGGCGCGGCGGTCGGTCACGCGCAGCAGCGTTACCGCAACAGCCGCTTCATCGGCATGACCGAGCCTTCGATCATCGCCGCCGAGCCGCCTAACCCGCTGGTGAACGAGCTGGTGATCATGCCGGACATCGAAAAACGCCTGGAAGCCTTCGTGCGCATCGCGCATGGCATCATTATCTTCCCGGGCGGCGTCGGCACCGCCGAAGAGCTGCTGTACCTGTTGGGTATCCTGATGAACCCGGAGAACAGTGAACAGGTGCTGCCGCTGATCCTGACCGGGCCAAAAGAGAGCGCCGACTACTTCCGCGTGCTGGACGAGTTCATCATGAACACGCTGGGCGACGAAGCGCGCCGCCATTACACCATCATCATCGACGATCCGGCGGAAGTGGCGCGGCAGATGAAAAAAGCCATGCCGCTGGTGAAGGAAAACCGCCGCAACACCGGCGACGCCTACAGCTTTAACTGGTCGATCCGCATCGCGCCGGATCTGCAGCTGCCGTTCGAGCCGACCCATGAGAACATGGCGAACCTCAATCTTTATCCGAACCAGCCGCCGGAGCAATTGGCCGCCGCGCTGCGCCGCGCTTTCTCCGGCATCGTGGCCGGTAACGTGAAGGAAAACGGCATCCACGCCATTGAGCAGTTCGGCCCGTACAAGCTGCACGGCGAACCGCAAATGATGAAGCAGATGGACAGCCTGCTGCAGGGCTTTGTTGCCCAGCACCGCATGAAGCTGCCGGGCAGCGCCTATGTGCCCTGCTACGAAATCGTCGCCTGA
- the rlmM gene encoding 23S rRNA (cytidine(2498)-2'-O)-methyltransferase RlmM, which produces MNKIALYCRPGFEKECAAEITDKAAQLEIYGFARVKEHSGYVLFECYQPDDADRLAREIPFRELIFARQMIVVGELLRDLPPEDRVSPIVGMLIGVVDRGGELRVEVPDTNESKELMKFCRKLTVPLRAAMREQKVLMARENPTRPVVHVFFIAPGCCYVGYSYSNNNSPFYMGIPRLRFPADAPSRSTLKLEEAFHVFIPADEWDERLASGMHAVDLGACPGGWTYQLVKRSMMVHSVDNGPMAPSLMETGQVTHHRADGFKFEPNSSKIYWLVCDMVEKPAKVTSLMIQWLVKGWCREAIFNLKLPMKKRYEEVSQNLMSIREALGAAGISAEVHAKQLYHDREEITVHVRRMWSAVPGRRDERD; this is translated from the coding sequence ATGAATAAGATTGCGTTGTATTGCCGCCCCGGCTTCGAAAAAGAGTGTGCGGCGGAAATCACCGATAAAGCCGCCCAGCTGGAGATTTACGGCTTTGCGCGGGTAAAAGAGCACAGCGGTTACGTGCTGTTCGAATGCTACCAGCCGGACGATGCCGATCGCCTGGCGCGGGAGATTCCGTTCCGCGAACTGATTTTCGCCCGCCAGATGATCGTGGTGGGTGAGCTGCTGCGCGATCTGCCGCCGGAAGATCGGGTATCGCCGATCGTCGGCATGCTGATCGGCGTAGTCGATCGCGGCGGCGAACTGCGGGTGGAAGTGCCGGACACCAACGAAAGCAAAGAGCTGATGAAGTTCTGCCGCAAGCTCACGGTGCCGCTGCGCGCCGCGATGCGCGAGCAGAAGGTGCTGATGGCGCGCGAGAACCCGACTCGCCCGGTGGTGCATGTGTTTTTCATCGCGCCGGGCTGCTGCTATGTCGGTTACTCCTACAGCAACAACAACTCACCGTTCTACATGGGCATTCCGCGTCTGCGCTTCCCGGCCGATGCGCCGAGCCGCTCGACGCTGAAGCTGGAAGAAGCGTTCCACGTGTTCATCCCCGCCGACGAGTGGGACGAGCGCCTGGCCAGCGGCATGCACGCGGTCGATCTGGGCGCTTGCCCGGGCGGCTGGACCTATCAGTTGGTGAAACGCAGCATGATGGTGCATTCGGTGGATAACGGCCCGATGGCGCCAAGCCTGATGGAAACCGGCCAGGTGACGCACCACCGCGCCGACGGCTTCAAGTTCGAGCCGAACAGCAGCAAGATCTATTGGCTGGTGTGCGACATGGTGGAGAAACCGGCGAAGGTGACCAGCCTGATGATTCAGTGGCTGGTGAAAGGCTGGTGCCGTGAAGCGATCTTTAACCTCAAGCTGCCGATGAAAAAGCGCTACGAGGAAGTGTCGCAAAACCTGATGAGCATCCGCGAAGCGCTGGGCGCCGCCGGCATCAGCGCTGAAGTGCACGCCAAGCAGCTGTATCACGATCGCGAAGAGATCACCGTACACGTGCGCCGCATGTGGTCGGCGGTGCCGGGCCGCCGCGATGAGCGCGATTAA
- the syd gene encoding SecY-interacting protein: MDHDVSHALREFTQRYVELWQQARGHAPASQALYGVPSPCIVENREDDVLWLPQPFEPAATLEKVEAALELRLQPDAHRFYTQQYAGDMSAQFGEHRLSLLQVWSEEDFIRLQENLIGHLVTQKRLKLSPTLFLATTESEMTMVSLCNVSGNVVLEQFGSDKRTLLAATLGNFLDALRPVLD, from the coding sequence ATGGACCATGATGTATCGCACGCTCTGCGTGAATTCACTCAACGCTATGTCGAGTTGTGGCAGCAAGCGCGCGGCCACGCGCCGGCCAGCCAGGCGCTGTACGGCGTGCCGTCGCCCTGCATCGTGGAGAATCGCGAGGATGACGTGCTGTGGTTGCCGCAGCCTTTTGAACCTGCGGCGACGCTGGAGAAGGTAGAAGCCGCGCTGGAGTTGCGTTTGCAGCCGGATGCGCACCGTTTCTACACGCAGCAATACGCGGGTGACATGAGCGCGCAATTTGGGGAGCATCGCCTGAGCCTGCTGCAGGTCTGGAGCGAGGAGGATTTTATCCGCCTGCAGGAGAACCTGATCGGTCATCTGGTGACGCAAAAACGTCTCAAGCTGTCGCCAACGCTGTTCCTGGCGACCACCGAATCCGAGATGACGATGGTGTCGCTGTGCAACGTCAGCGGCAACGTGGTGCTGGAACAATTCGGCAGCGATAAGCGCACCTTGTTGGCGGCGACGCTGGGGAATTTCCTCGATGCGTTGCGCCCGGTGCTGGACTGA
- the queF gene encoding NADPH-dependent 7-cyano-7-deazaguanine reductase QueF (Catalyzes the NADPH-dependent reduction of 7-cyano-7-deazaguanine (preQ0) to 7-aminomethyl-7-deazaguanine (preQ1) in queuosine biosynthesis), whose product MSSYQDHQALSGLTLGKPTAYRDRYDATLLQAVPRSMNREPLGLYPDNLPFHGADIWTLYELSWLNANGLPQVAVGEISLNADSLNLIESKSFKLYLNSFNQTPFADWETVRSTLQRDLSACAQGEVSVTLFSVEQLEDTPIARLAGDCIDQQDIRIDNYEFSADYLLNAAGEEVVEEQLVSHLLKSNCLITHQPDWGSVQISYRGGKIDREALLRYLVSFRHHNEFHEQCVERIFNDLMRYCRPQSLTVYARYTRRGGLDINPWRSNVAFAPAHGRLARQ is encoded by the coding sequence ATGTCCTCCTATCAAGACCACCAGGCCCTGTCAGGGCTGACGCTGGGCAAACCCACCGCTTACCGCGATCGCTACGACGCCACGTTGCTGCAGGCGGTGCCGCGCAGCATGAACCGCGAGCCGCTGGGGCTGTATCCCGACAACCTGCCCTTCCACGGCGCGGACATCTGGACGCTGTACGAACTCTCCTGGCTGAACGCCAACGGGCTGCCGCAGGTAGCGGTCGGCGAGATCAGTCTCAACGCCGACAGCCTGAACCTGATCGAATCGAAAAGCTTCAAGCTGTATCTCAACAGCTTCAATCAAACGCCGTTCGCCGACTGGGAAACGGTGCGCAGCACCCTGCAGCGCGATCTGTCCGCCTGCGCCCAGGGCGAGGTCAGCGTCACCCTGTTCAGCGTCGAGCAGCTGGAAGACACGCCGATCGCCCGTCTGGCCGGCGACTGCATCGACCAGCAGGATATCCGCATCGACAATTATGAGTTCAGCGCCGACTACCTGCTGAACGCCGCCGGTGAAGAGGTGGTGGAAGAGCAATTGGTCAGCCACCTGCTGAAGTCCAACTGCCTGATCACCCATCAGCCGGATTGGGGCTCGGTGCAGATAAGCTATCGCGGCGGCAAGATCGATCGCGAAGCGCTGCTGCGCTATCTGGTTTCCTTCCGCCACCACAACGAATTCCACGAGCAGTGCGTCGAGCGCATCTTCAACGATCTGATGCGCTACTGCCGGCCGCAAAGCCTGACGGTTTACGCCCGCTACACCCGCCGCGGCGGTCTGGATATCAACCCGTGGCGCAGCAACGTCGCATTCGCTCCCGCGCACGGCCGCCTGGCGCGCCAATAA